The following coding sequences are from one Bacillota bacterium window:
- the ruvC gene encoding crossover junction endodeoxyribonuclease RuvC, which yields MPRDAGCSAQRVGLTSSTIIGIDPGLVDTGYGVVDVSGSRVRLVEAGLVRTTSSHPVEVRLREIFEGVLALMSEHHPTAVVVEDLYTSYRHPRTAVLMGHARGVILLAAGSRGIEVVSYPPARVKKALAGRGTASKEQIQRMVQVTLGLDEVPEPDHVADALALALCHYNFLTHTMTKGSRLEGFV from the coding sequence GTGCCACGCGATGCTGGCTGCTCCGCGCAGCGGGTCGGTCTCACGAGCTCGACGATAATCGGAATAGACCCGGGGCTTGTCGATACCGGATACGGTGTCGTCGATGTGTCCGGCAGCCGCGTGCGCTTGGTCGAGGCCGGACTAGTTCGAACGACCTCGTCCCACCCCGTTGAGGTGCGCCTCAGAGAGATATTCGAAGGCGTGCTGGCGCTCATGTCGGAGCACCATCCCACCGCCGTCGTAGTTGAAGACCTTTACACGAGCTACCGCCATCCCAGGACCGCCGTGCTCATGGGCCACGCGCGCGGCGTGATCCTTCTCGCCGCGGGCAGCAGGGGAATAGAGGTCGTCTCTTACCCCCCAGCGAGGGTGAAGAAGGCCCTTGCCGGCAGAGGCACCGCAAGCAAGGAGCAGATCCAAAGGATGGTTCAGGTGACGCTCGGCCTGGATGAGGTTCCAGAGCCGGATCACGTTGCCGATGCGCTCGCTCTCGCGCTGTGTCACTACAACTTCTTGACTCACACTATGACGAAGGGGTCCCGGTTGGAGGGGTTCGTTTGA
- a CDS encoding glycosyl transferase gives MRYGRFDDERREYVIERPDTPSPWINYLGPRDYVALVSNTGGGYSFYSDARLRRVLRYRYNNVPTDEGGRYVFIRHSDGDFWSPTWQPVRKPLDSYECRHGLGYTSISSSRRGLAVDVTYFVPVDEPLEVWQVVIENRNERREDITLFSFVEFCLWDALDDQTNFQRNLNIGEVEVEDGVIYHTTEYRERRDHFAFFATSGDVVGFDTDREAFLGPYGTLSAPKAVVEGRASGSLAHGWAPVGSHCVRVSLAPGERKTLLFVLGLAWNKPEEKFTADGRANKAGARAVMSRYLDPSAVAAAREELARHWDILLAGFRAETPDSDMAREINVWNQYQCLTTLKLARSASYYESGISRGIGFRDGSQDILGTIHQVPSAAKTRLRELASIQFTPGNTYHQYSPLTKQGNNDIGSGFNDDPMWLVIATAQYVKETGDLDVLSVEAPFADDSRPVPLEEHLRRCMSYILANLGPHGLPLIGEADWNDCLNLNWNTRHDGRVAESVLIAELFVRAALEMAEIARLKGDDEEAEAYSKAAREMTAAVNAYAWDGEWYIRAFDDSGLPVGSSRNSEGRIFLEAQPWAVMSGVAPRERGIAAMDSVWTHLATPHGIVLQQPAFTRFSEAIGACTCYPPGVKENAGIFCHPNTWAIIAECVLGRGDRAYSYYSRLLPTARERISEIHRAEPYVYAQMIAGPDCPRFGEAKNSWLTGTASWMFVAASQWILGIRPEYDGLAIDPCIPREWPGFAARRIFRGHTYVIRVENPDRVSRGVAWIELDGRELEPVPAKAGRGAFTAAYRAPGELMGFIPTSAMGLVAGAPKKHSQRKEHSVRVVMGRTSRS, from the coding sequence ATGAGGTATGGACGCTTTGACGACGAAAGACGCGAGTACGTGATCGAGCGCCCGGACACGCCCTCTCCGTGGATAAACTACCTTGGACCGCGCGACTATGTCGCGCTGGTCTCGAATACAGGGGGAGGCTACAGCTTTTACTCGGACGCGAGGCTCAGGCGCGTCTTGCGCTATCGGTACAACAACGTTCCAACCGACGAAGGCGGCAGATACGTCTTCATCCGCCACTCGGACGGGGACTTTTGGTCTCCCACCTGGCAACCGGTGCGAAAGCCGCTTGATTCCTACGAGTGCAGACACGGCCTCGGGTACACTTCGATCAGCTCATCGCGCCGTGGGCTCGCCGTTGACGTCACCTACTTCGTACCGGTCGACGAACCCCTCGAGGTGTGGCAGGTTGTCATAGAGAACCGCAATGAGCGGCGCGAAGACATCACCCTCTTCTCCTTCGTTGAGTTCTGCTTGTGGGACGCCCTGGACGACCAGACAAACTTCCAGAGGAACCTCAACATCGGTGAGGTCGAAGTCGAAGACGGGGTCATATATCACACCACGGAGTACCGCGAGAGAAGGGACCACTTCGCTTTCTTCGCGACCAGCGGCGATGTCGTGGGCTTCGACACGGACCGCGAGGCCTTTCTCGGCCCGTACGGCACGCTCTCCGCTCCGAAGGCCGTCGTGGAAGGGCGGGCCTCGGGCTCCCTGGCGCACGGTTGGGCGCCCGTCGGGTCGCACTGCGTGAGGGTGTCTCTCGCCCCGGGAGAGCGGAAGACCTTGCTGTTCGTCCTGGGACTCGCATGGAACAAGCCTGAGGAAAAGTTCACCGCTGACGGCCGTGCGAACAAGGCCGGAGCCCGCGCCGTCATGTCGCGGTACCTCGATCCCAGTGCAGTGGCTGCCGCCCGGGAAGAGCTCGCGCGGCACTGGGACATTCTCCTAGCTGGATTCCGTGCTGAGACTCCCGATTCGGACATGGCGCGGGAGATCAACGTGTGGAACCAGTACCAGTGCTTGACCACGCTAAAGCTCGCGCGATCCGCGTCATACTATGAGTCCGGCATCAGCAGGGGCATTGGCTTCCGCGACGGGAGCCAGGACATCCTGGGCACCATCCACCAAGTTCCGAGCGCCGCCAAGACGCGCCTTCGCGAACTCGCCTCCATTCAGTTCACGCCGGGCAACACATATCATCAGTATTCGCCTTTGACCAAGCAGGGCAACAACGACATCGGCAGCGGATTCAACGACGACCCCATGTGGCTCGTCATCGCCACCGCCCAATACGTGAAAGAGACCGGAGACCTCGACGTCCTGTCGGTGGAGGCTCCGTTCGCGGATGACTCCCGTCCGGTTCCCCTGGAAGAGCACCTCCGCCGGTGCATGTCATACATCCTAGCTAACCTCGGGCCTCATGGGCTACCCCTTATCGGCGAAGCCGACTGGAACGACTGCCTGAACCTGAACTGGAACACACGGCACGACGGGCGGGTGGCTGAGTCCGTGCTCATCGCCGAGCTCTTTGTGCGGGCGGCGCTCGAGATGGCGGAGATCGCGCGCCTGAAGGGCGACGACGAGGAGGCCGAGGCGTACTCGAAGGCTGCACGCGAGATGACGGCTGCCGTGAACGCGTACGCGTGGGACGGCGAATGGTACATCAGGGCGTTCGACGACTCGGGCTTGCCCGTCGGCTCATCACGAAACTCCGAGGGACGGATCTTCCTCGAGGCGCAACCGTGGGCAGTGATGAGCGGGGTAGCGCCCCGGGAAAGAGGGATCGCCGCCATGGACTCGGTCTGGACCCACCTCGCCACGCCGCACGGCATCGTCCTGCAGCAACCGGCGTTCACGCGTTTTTCCGAAGCCATCGGCGCGTGCACGTGTTATCCCCCGGGAGTCAAGGAGAACGCAGGCATATTCTGTCATCCGAATACGTGGGCCATAATAGCCGAGTGCGTATTGGGGAGGGGAGACAGAGCCTATTCTTACTACTCCAGACTGCTTCCTACCGCCCGTGAGCGCATATCGGAGATCCACAGGGCTGAACCATACGTGTACGCTCAGATGATAGCCGGCCCCGACTGCCCGAGGTTCGGAGAGGCCAAGAACTCTTGGCTTACAGGTACGGCGTCATGGATGTTCGTCGCGGCCTCGCAGTGGATCCTCGGGATACGGCCGGAGTATGACGGGCTTGCCATAGACCCGTGTATCCCTCGGGAGTGGCCGGGATTTGCCGCAAGACGCATTTTCCGAGGCCACACCTACGTCATCCGTGTCGAGAATCCCGACCGTGTAAGCCGCGGGGTCGCGTGGATCGAGCTTGACGGCCGGGAGCTCGAGCCGGTGCCCGCGAAGGCCGGGCGCGGGGCCTTCACTGCCGCGTACCGAGCGCCGGGGGAGTTAATGGGGTTCATCCCCACCTCCGCGATGGGACTTGTGGCAGGAGCACCCAAGAAGCATTCCCAGAGAAAGGAACACTCCGTGAGAGTGGTGATGGGCAGGACCTCAAGGTCTTGA